In Thiovibrio frasassiensis, one DNA window encodes the following:
- the mqnE gene encoding aminofutalosine synthase MqnE — protein MEQMVVAAGLGDILDKVKAGERLSNEDGVRLYKTNDILALGYLANLVRERLNGDRAYFIYNQHVNYSNICTNLCKFCAFGKDKESPQAYEMTVDQVKAKVRERLAEPITEVHVVGGIHPDLPYQYYLDMLRGIKEVRPEIHIQAFTCVEIAHLAELAGKSVTETLKELVAAGLGSIPGGGAEVFSPRIRQRTCEKKLSGEGWLEVAKAAHRLGLKSNATMLYGHIETMEERVEHLAALREAQDETGGFLTFIPLAFHPKNTEMHDLAKTSGLDDLKNIAVARCFLDNFAHIKAYWVMIGPKLAQVALSFGADDVDGTVKEELITHMAGGETGGTMADTELIRLILDAGRKPVERDTLYNVIREY, from the coding sequence ATGGAACAGATGGTGGTTGCGGCAGGGCTTGGAGATATCCTGGACAAGGTCAAGGCAGGGGAGCGTCTCAGCAACGAAGACGGGGTCCGGCTCTATAAAACGAACGATATCCTGGCGCTTGGCTACCTGGCCAATCTGGTGCGGGAGCGGCTCAACGGCGATCGCGCCTATTTCATCTACAACCAGCACGTCAACTATTCCAACATCTGCACCAATCTCTGCAAGTTTTGCGCCTTTGGCAAGGACAAGGAGTCGCCGCAGGCCTATGAGATGACGGTGGATCAGGTCAAGGCCAAGGTGCGCGAGCGTCTGGCCGAGCCCATTACCGAGGTGCATGTGGTGGGCGGCATTCACCCCGATCTTCCCTATCAGTACTATCTGGACATGTTGCGCGGCATCAAAGAGGTGCGGCCGGAGATCCATATCCAGGCCTTTACCTGTGTGGAGATCGCCCATCTGGCAGAGCTTGCCGGAAAGTCCGTGACCGAGACCCTCAAGGAATTGGTTGCCGCGGGGCTTGGCTCGATCCCTGGCGGTGGGGCGGAGGTTTTCAGCCCCCGGATCCGGCAGCGGACCTGTGAGAAGAAACTCTCCGGCGAGGGGTGGCTCGAGGTCGCCAAGGCTGCGCATCGGCTCGGGCTGAAAAGCAACGCCACCATGCTCTACGGGCATATCGAGACCATGGAGGAGCGGGTCGAGCATCTTGCGGCGCTGCGCGAGGCGCAGGATGAAACCGGCGGCTTTCTTACCTTCATTCCCTTGGCTTTCCATCCCAAGAATACCGAGATGCACGATTTGGCCAAGACCAGCGGCCTTGACGATCTGAAAAACATCGCGGTGGCCCGCTGTTTTCTTGACAACTTTGCCCACATCAAGGCCTACTGGGTGATGATCGGCCCCAAGCTGGCCCAGGTTGCCCTTTCCTTTGGCGCGGACGATGTGGACGGGACGGTCAAAGAGGAACTGATTACCCATATGGCCGGCGGGGAAACCGGCGGGACTATGGCCGACACCGAGTTGATCCGCTTGATCCTGGATGCGGGCAGAAAACCGGTGGAACGGGACACCCTCTACAACGTGATCAGGGAGTACTGA
- the mqnC gene encoding cyclic dehypoxanthinyl futalosine synthase yields the protein MDMQRITEKVLAGKRLTIDEGLSLAEHADLYQLGFLADAIRRRKHPEPMVTYVIDRNINYTDICVSACKFCAFFKSPEDPDGSVLSFAELGEKIEETKRLGGTQILLQGGLHPDKPLEFYEEMLRFIKGHGIHIHGFSPPEVCHFATLSGLPVREVLIRLQQAGLDSIPGGGAEILCDRVRQETAPRKCSTDAWLGVMEEAHRLGMRTTATMMFGHLETTAERIEHLARVRELQDKTGGFTAFIPWPFQPDNTVLSHLPKTTACGYLKMLALSRIFLDNIDNIQASWVTQGPKIAQLSLFFGANDFGSTMIEENVVAAAGVGFRLSEQEIRTLVQGAGRVPRQRTMDYTLV from the coding sequence ATGGATATGCAGCGGATCACGGAAAAGGTTTTGGCCGGTAAGCGGCTTACGATTGACGAGGGGTTGAGCCTTGCTGAACACGCCGATCTTTACCAACTGGGGTTTCTGGCCGACGCCATCCGCCGGCGAAAGCACCCCGAGCCCATGGTCACTTATGTGATCGACCGCAACATCAACTATACCGACATCTGTGTCTCCGCCTGCAAGTTCTGTGCGTTTTTCAAATCGCCGGAAGACCCGGATGGGTCGGTGTTGTCCTTTGCCGAGCTCGGCGAGAAGATCGAAGAAACCAAGCGTCTTGGCGGGACCCAGATCCTCCTGCAGGGCGGACTCCATCCGGACAAGCCTTTAGAGTTCTACGAGGAAATGCTCCGCTTCATCAAGGGGCACGGTATTCATATCCACGGTTTTTCCCCGCCCGAGGTCTGTCATTTTGCCACCTTGTCCGGTCTGCCGGTGCGGGAGGTCTTGATCCGTCTTCAGCAGGCGGGGCTTGATTCCATTCCCGGCGGCGGCGCGGAGATTCTCTGCGATCGGGTGCGGCAGGAAACCGCGCCGCGGAAATGTTCCACCGATGCCTGGCTCGGGGTCATGGAAGAGGCGCACCGTCTCGGGATGCGCACCACCGCGACAATGATGTTCGGGCATCTGGAAACCACGGCGGAGCGGATCGAACATCTGGCCCGAGTGCGTGAGCTGCAGGATAAAACCGGCGGTTTCACCGCTTTCATCCCCTGGCCGTTTCAGCCGGACAACACCGTGCTTTCCCATCTTCCCAAGACTACCGCCTGCGGCTACTTGAAGATGCTGGCGCTTTCCCGGATCTTTCTGGACAATATCGACAATATTCAGGCCTCCTGGGTGACCCAGGGGCCGAAGATTGCCCAGCTCTCGCTTTTTTTCGGGGCCAATGATTTCGGCAGTACCATGATTGAGGAGAATGTGGTGGCCGCGGCCGGGGTGGGCTTCCGTCTCTCCGAACAGGAGATCCGCACCTTAGTGCAAGGCGCTGGCCGTGTCCCCAGGCAGCGCACAATGGATTACACCTTGGTGTGA
- a CDS encoding amidohydrolase family protein, with amino-acid sequence MQEYPRYLYRAPFVVQGNGPIIADGAVLTEDGLVVAVGRYAELKDLDAQLEDYEGHVITPPLVNCHAHLELSYLSGLATAGSDSPSPGDMTGWIRSLLAARAENIEQDTVHDAALMALATLYAGGCRGVADIGNRPESSFLAEGFKTEVLFFLEMFGLCGESEESALAALSGFAADVRCTAHAPYSTGARLIQALKKRAGRERSLFPMHVAESAQEIEFLRTGSGPFRDFLLERGVAVDSFTPPGMGAVRYLDSLGVLDAQTLCVHAVHVDEEEISLLAARGGAVCLCPASNRYMGVGTAPVEKMLAQGIPLVLGTDSLASNPQLNLWQEMQVLRQDHPALAPEAVFAMASVNGSRLLGLGGRLGTVAPGVSSSLLAVRCQAKNEGDVLEYLTSTGTDIKLEWLE; translated from the coding sequence ATGCAGGAATACCCCCGTTATCTCTACCGTGCACCCTTTGTAGTCCAGGGCAATGGCCCGATTATTGCCGATGGTGCGGTACTCACCGAAGACGGCCTGGTTGTGGCGGTGGGGCGGTATGCTGAGCTGAAAGACCTCGATGCGCAACTGGAAGACTATGAGGGGCACGTCATTACTCCACCCTTGGTCAACTGCCATGCCCATCTTGAACTCTCGTATCTCTCCGGGCTGGCTACTGCCGGGAGCGATTCTCCCTCGCCCGGCGACATGACCGGTTGGATCCGTTCCCTGCTCGCCGCCCGGGCGGAGAATATAGAGCAGGACACCGTGCATGATGCCGCGCTGATGGCGCTGGCCACATTGTATGCCGGGGGATGCCGGGGGGTGGCCGATATCGGTAATCGTCCGGAAAGTTCTTTTTTGGCGGAGGGGTTCAAGACCGAGGTGCTCTTTTTTCTCGAAATGTTTGGACTGTGCGGCGAATCCGAGGAATCGGCGCTGGCCGCCTTGTCTGGATTTGCTGCTGATGTCCGCTGTACGGCGCATGCCCCCTATTCCACCGGAGCAAGGTTGATCCAGGCATTAAAAAAGAGGGCAGGCAGAGAGAGGAGTCTCTTTCCCATGCATGTGGCCGAATCGGCGCAAGAGATTGAATTTTTGCGTACCGGCTCCGGACCGTTTCGGGATTTTCTGCTCGAGCGGGGGGTGGCGGTTGACTCCTTCACCCCGCCCGGCATGGGGGCGGTCCGGTATCTGGATTCCCTGGGCGTGCTGGATGCGCAGACCCTCTGTGTTCATGCTGTGCATGTCGATGAGGAAGAGATCTCGCTTTTGGCCGCACGCGGGGGTGCAGTCTGTCTCTGTCCTGCCAGTAATCGTTACATGGGGGTAGGCACAGCGCCGGTGGAAAAAATGCTCGCCCAGGGCATTCCCCTGGTTTTGGGTACCGATAGTCTGGCCAGCAACCCGCAGCTGAATCTCTGGCAAGAGATGCAGGTATTACGGCAAGACCATCCTGCTCTCGCCCCCGAGGCGGTCTTTGCCATGGCCTCGGTCAATGGCTCCCGCCTACTCGGCCTTGGCGGACGCCTGGGCACCGTGGCCCCCGGGGTTTCCTCCTCTCTGTTGGCGGTGCGCTGCCAGGCGAAGAACGAGGGTGATGTTTTGGAGTATCTTACCTCCACCGGCACGGATATTAAGCTTGAGTGGCTCGAATAA
- a CDS encoding menaquinone biosynthetic enzyme MqnA/MqnD family protein, producing the protein MSGSNNRMKITARIGMVNYINTAPLYEVWQQTVHRPDWLVTEAPPSQLNRMLHEKELDLGFVSSQEYALHPGEYRILSDLSISATGQVGSVFLFSEVPFTQLEEQLVLLSSQSQTSVSLVKIILEDFYQVRPRYCAGMATDLAVSRERPMAVLAIGDEALRLAAGERYPHRLDLGEAWQARTGLPFVFAVWAVREDFCRSAPDTVLAIHQELLRCLREGKKRLREISAAVAGRVPMDENACYRYLQGIEYDLGSEKQEALTLFFEYLVSRGEVPATALPIKVCGNH; encoded by the coding sequence TTGAGTGGCTCGAATAACAGGATGAAGATCACGGCCAGAATCGGGATGGTGAATTATATCAACACCGCTCCTCTCTATGAGGTGTGGCAGCAAACCGTTCACCGTCCAGACTGGCTGGTTACCGAGGCGCCGCCCTCTCAGCTTAACCGGATGCTCCACGAAAAGGAACTGGACCTGGGTTTTGTCTCCTCCCAGGAATATGCGCTGCACCCCGGGGAGTATAGGATTCTGAGCGATCTCTCCATTTCTGCCACCGGGCAGGTGGGCAGTGTTTTTCTCTTTTCGGAAGTGCCTTTTACCCAGTTAGAAGAACAACTTGTCCTGCTCAGCTCCCAGTCCCAAACCTCGGTGAGCCTGGTCAAGATTATCCTTGAGGATTTCTATCAGGTTCGGCCCAGATATTGCGCTGGGATGGCCACTGATCTTGCCGTTTCACGGGAAAGGCCCATGGCGGTATTGGCTATAGGCGACGAGGCTTTGCGTCTGGCGGCCGGAGAAAGGTATCCCCACCGACTCGATCTTGGCGAAGCATGGCAGGCCCGCACCGGTCTGCCCTTTGTTTTTGCGGTTTGGGCGGTGCGGGAGGACTTTTGTCGTTCCGCTCCGGACACGGTCCTGGCTATCCATCAGGAGCTGCTCCGTTGCCTGCGGGAGGGCAAGAAACGGCTGCGGGAGATCAGTGCCGCTGTGGCCGGGCGGGTTCCCATGGACGAAAATGCCTGCTACCGCTATCTTCAGGGGATTGAATATGATCTGGGCAGTGAAAAGCAGGAGGCGTTGACGCTATTTTTCGAGTATCTTGTCTCGCGTGGGGAGGTTCCGGCCACGGCGCTTCCCATAAAGGTTTGCGGAAATCATTGA
- the ubiE gene encoding bifunctional demethylmenaquinone methyltransferase/2-methoxy-6-polyprenyl-1,4-benzoquinol methylase UbiE, giving the protein MKNPDEKKKFVQEKFSSISGKYDFLNSVLSFQIDRYWRWVTTRELKEFPEGAVLDLCAGTLPLSLELTRQAKHRQVLSVDFCEDMLRAGMQHLPADERKGRIGPVCGDGEQIPVKSGTVWGVTVAFGVRNLARTQQGLNEMYRVLKPGGKLLILEFSRPQNPVVKPLYNFYLNRVLPKIAGLVSGDTEAYEYLASSIAEFYTPEQLLGMMQQAGFATTYHRPLTFGVVTVYVGVK; this is encoded by the coding sequence ATGAAGAATCCAGACGAAAAGAAGAAATTTGTTCAGGAAAAGTTCTCCTCGATCAGCGGGAAATATGATTTCCTCAATTCGGTGTTGAGTTTTCAGATCGACCGTTATTGGCGCTGGGTCACCACCCGGGAGTTGAAGGAGTTCCCCGAGGGCGCGGTTCTCGACCTTTGTGCCGGCACCCTGCCTCTTTCCCTGGAGTTGACCCGGCAGGCCAAGCACCGTCAGGTTCTGTCCGTGGATTTTTGTGAAGACATGCTGCGGGCCGGGATGCAGCACCTTCCCGCCGATGAGCGGAAAGGGAGGATAGGGCCGGTGTGCGGGGATGGAGAGCAGATCCCCGTGAAAAGCGGGACGGTCTGGGGAGTTACCGTGGCCTTCGGGGTTAGGAATCTGGCGAGAACCCAACAGGGATTGAATGAAATGTATCGGGTGTTGAAGCCGGGGGGCAAGCTGTTGATCCTCGAATTTTCCCGGCCGCAGAATCCTGTGGTCAAGCCCCTCTATAATTTCTATCTCAACCGGGTATTGCCGAAGATTGCCGGACTTGTATCCGGCGACACCGAGGCCTACGAGTATCTTGCCAGCTCCATTGCCGAATTTTATACGCCGGAACAATTGCTGGGCATGATGCAACAGGCAGGATTTGCCACAACCTACCATCGACCGTTGACCTTTGGGGTGGTGACGGTCTATGTGGGGGTAAAATGA
- a CDS encoding UbiX family flavin prenyltransferase gives MKKVVLAITGATGAVYALEFLKLCQPLGVEVHGLLSEAGEQVLGLELGMSRRDLDPFVARWHDVHDFAAPMSSGSSDFSGMAVLPCTMGSLAAIANGICGNLIHRAADVMLKERRPLVLAVRETPLNKTHLTNMLKAHEAGGIICPPMPALYHRPRSIEEMARLFAGRVAGLLGIEVADLPRWQGIPPEEEA, from the coding sequence ATGAAAAAAGTTGTCCTGGCCATAACCGGAGCAACCGGCGCGGTTTACGCCCTGGAGTTTCTCAAGCTCTGCCAGCCCCTTGGGGTTGAGGTGCATGGGCTGCTGTCCGAGGCGGGAGAACAGGTGCTCGGGCTTGAGCTTGGCATGTCCCGCCGGGATCTCGACCCTTTTGTTGCCCGCTGGCATGATGTGCACGATTTTGCCGCGCCCATGTCCAGCGGCTCCAGCGATTTCAGCGGCATGGCGGTCCTGCCCTGCACCATGGGGAGTCTTGCCGCCATTGCCAACGGTATTTGCGGCAATCTCATCCATCGGGCCGCGGATGTCATGCTCAAGGAGCGTCGCCCACTGGTTCTGGCGGTCCGGGAAACACCCTTGAATAAGACCCACCTCACGAATATGTTAAAGGCGCACGAGGCTGGGGGGATCATCTGTCCGCCTATGCCCGCCTTGTACCACCGGCCCCGGAGTATCGAAGAGATGGCCCGTCTGTTTGCGGGGAGGGTTGCGGGACTGCTCGGCATCGAGGTTGCGGACCTGCCCAGATGGCAGGGCATACCCCCGGAGGAAGAGGCATGA
- a CDS encoding UbiA-like polyprenyltransferase — protein MMLRKVKDLLEMIKFGHTIFALPFALIGAFLAKRGVPEAATFVWIILAMVGARTAAMGFNRIADRKFDAANPRTADRAIPSGAVRLAEAWGMVVLFALLYFVACSQLNPLTLLLSPFALGLTFLYSLTKRFTWLCHVVLGIALAFSPLGGWVAVKGNLFDFPFVLSLGVLFWVAGFDTVYACLDADFDRQAGLYSLPSRFGREKAFKLAVFFHGLAFLLFICTGIVSRLNIYYYMGIALTAGALFYQHIAVNPRDLSRIQLSFFTMNGLISLTLFVATWLSLVV, from the coding sequence ATGATGTTGCGCAAGGTGAAGGACCTGCTTGAGATGATCAAGTTCGGGCATACCATTTTTGCCCTGCCCTTTGCTCTGATCGGGGCGTTTCTGGCAAAACGCGGAGTTCCTGAAGCCGCCACCTTTGTCTGGATCATTTTGGCCATGGTCGGTGCCCGGACTGCGGCCATGGGCTTCAACCGCATTGCCGACCGGAAGTTTGACGCCGCCAACCCCCGCACTGCGGATCGGGCTATCCCCAGTGGTGCCGTACGGCTGGCGGAAGCCTGGGGAATGGTTGTACTCTTTGCCCTGCTCTATTTTGTTGCCTGCTCTCAACTCAATCCGCTCACCTTGCTGCTTTCCCCTTTTGCCCTGGGTCTTACCTTCCTCTATTCCCTGACCAAACGTTTCACCTGGCTCTGCCATGTGGTTCTCGGTATCGCCCTGGCTTTTTCTCCCTTGGGCGGTTGGGTTGCAGTTAAAGGGAACCTTTTTGATTTCCCCTTTGTCCTCTCTCTTGGAGTGCTCTTCTGGGTTGCTGGTTTTGATACGGTGTACGCCTGCCTTGATGCTGATTTTGACCGCCAAGCAGGGCTCTATTCCCTGCCTTCACGGTTCGGTCGGGAAAAAGCCTTCAAACTAGCGGTTTTTTTTCATGGGTTGGCCTTTCTTTTGTTTATTTGCACAGGTATAGTATCTCGCTTGAATATTTATTATTATATGGGAATCGCTCTTACGGCCGGGGCTCTTTTTTATCAGCATATCGCTGTGAATCCGAGGGACCTGTCCCGTATCCAGCTTTCATTTTTTACCATGAACGGTCTTATCAGTCTTACCCTGTTTGTCGCAACCTGGCTTTCGTTGGTAGTTTGA
- a CDS encoding peptidylprolyl isomerase, whose product MQFGKIHKAVLVSFALGATVVFATTLWAKPEKKAQEVAALVNGEPIVAAAVQGEINGILGRFQAQGRKPSETEMATLRESVLDKMIKLELLSQESKKAGVTVGSTEIDTEMKGYKKGFADDKAFAKALSEAGLTEVELRKQVGKNLTIQKFIDTKFKGKAQVTEAEAKDFYNNNQDKFVQPEMAHARHILINAKETESKADKDRKRAKLVQIQKQLKGGADFAELAKQYSDCPSKERGGDLGFFPRGQMVKPFDQAVFKMMPGDTSDIVETEFGYHLIKLEEKKPAKTVSFDEAKAKITAYLTQEKVTSNIETFLAQVKSKATIKILTPTAKK is encoded by the coding sequence ATGCAATTTGGAAAAATTCATAAAGCCGTTCTCGTTTCGTTCGCTCTTGGGGCCACCGTTGTTTTTGCAACCACCCTTTGGGCCAAGCCGGAAAAGAAGGCGCAGGAAGTCGCGGCTCTTGTAAACGGTGAACCCATTGTTGCCGCTGCGGTGCAGGGGGAGATCAATGGGATTTTGGGTCGCTTCCAGGCACAGGGCCGTAAACCCAGCGAAACCGAGATGGCCACGCTGCGGGAGTCGGTTCTCGACAAGATGATCAAGCTCGAGTTGTTGAGTCAGGAGAGCAAAAAGGCCGGAGTAACGGTCGGCAGCACCGAGATTGACACTGAGATGAAAGGATACAAAAAGGGTTTCGCCGATGATAAAGCCTTTGCCAAGGCTTTGAGCGAAGCAGGGCTTACCGAGGTGGAGTTGCGCAAGCAGGTGGGTAAAAATCTGACCATCCAGAAATTTATCGACACCAAGTTTAAGGGCAAGGCTCAGGTTACAGAGGCTGAAGCCAAGGATTTCTATAACAACAATCAGGATAAGTTTGTCCAGCCGGAAATGGCGCATGCCCGTCATATCCTTATTAACGCAAAAGAAACAGAGTCCAAGGCAGATAAGGACCGTAAGCGCGCAAAACTGGTGCAGATCCAAAAACAGTTGAAGGGCGGCGCTGATTTTGCTGAATTGGCCAAGCAGTATTCCGATTGTCCGAGTAAAGAGCGGGGCGGGGATCTTGGCTTTTTCCCTAGAGGCCAGATGGTGAAACCGTTTGATCAGGCTGTGTTTAAAATGATGCCCGGCGACACCAGCGACATTGTGGAAACGGAATTCGGCTACCACCTGATCAAGCTTGAAGAGAAAAAACCGGCGAAGACGGTGAGCTTTGATGAGGCAAAGGCCAAGATTACCGCTTATCTTACGCAGGAAAAGGTCACCAGCAATATAGAGACCTTTCTTGCCCAAGTGAAAAGCAAGGCGACGATCAAGATCCTGACACCCACAGCGAAAAAATAG
- the glgP gene encoding alpha-glucan family phosphorylase, translating to MKPPPQSLSKTSTKKTAAAKVPISPEDKQIVRDMLATNRFGTFFGVSQKVLDSVWQALSAPTGESVTYISMEIGADLDVFHPVRNKLQQLAITEHPDETINRFLQLFLQGPVKIPNYSGGLGILAGDTLKSFADCKIPVVGVSLLYRKGYFSQMVDSKIGQIAWASEWEPEKTPGLYLLQDPESPTQPLTIKIPFYDLKGTQSVACAHLWLKMEINETLDFFVPEILLDYQTPESPLWIQDAAQHLYDSSSEKVKATQRRLLGLGVIPAMEALGITSRTIHLNEQHGVGVVLSLITQLLEKKHGSKYENKATDHHILTAAAEVAKRLVFTIHTPVIAGHDRFHTSVYEDLINPFCKRVLNLLALDEHNHSVYNFTSMAMKLNRATNSVSRLHKEVTQKQFPQYADKITAITNGVHHLTWTSDAKAELYDTFPELHNWRRDPSVFAGAEALHRNKKFRTYFEQAWRTDTKTLVDYVNRMLITHRNQRLATWIDPPNYLSYRSGGEAPLKHTTFTLGFARRFSTYKRADLIFEDLDRLAAMITENNWPVNFIYAGKAHPSDEPGQDLIRNVLAVQEELYVKSNGLAKLVFIPGYDMHLAKMMVAGSHAWLNSPKRPLEASGTSGMKAAMNGVPNVSIMDGWWVEGYHDGRTGWKFGYEESVSSEHFSEQPSALLYNEDSASFYTVFPEMLRLFYDPALHDQYIDKSIANLTLNCPIFNTHRMAAEYVARYDLNLTPAVQREMVKFRKLYCSDPSF from the coding sequence ATGAAACCGCCTCCTCAATCTCTCAGTAAAACCAGCACCAAAAAAACTGCCGCAGCCAAGGTCCCGATTTCACCAGAGGACAAACAGATTGTCCGTGACATGCTCGCCACAAACAGGTTCGGCACTTTTTTCGGTGTTTCCCAAAAAGTTCTTGATTCGGTCTGGCAGGCTCTCAGCGCACCGACCGGGGAATCCGTCACCTACATCTCCATGGAGATAGGGGCTGATCTGGATGTTTTTCATCCGGTACGCAACAAACTCCAGCAACTTGCAATAACAGAGCATCCGGACGAAACCATCAACCGTTTTCTCCAGCTTTTTTTGCAGGGTCCGGTCAAGATCCCCAACTACAGCGGTGGCCTCGGTATCCTTGCCGGAGACACCTTGAAAAGTTTTGCAGACTGCAAAATTCCGGTGGTCGGAGTTTCTCTGCTGTACCGGAAGGGTTATTTTTCCCAGATGGTCGATTCAAAAATCGGCCAGATAGCCTGGGCCTCCGAATGGGAACCAGAAAAAACGCCCGGGCTTTACCTTCTCCAAGACCCGGAATCCCCCACCCAGCCTCTTACCATTAAGATTCCTTTTTATGATCTCAAGGGGACACAATCCGTTGCCTGTGCCCATCTCTGGCTCAAAATGGAGATCAACGAAACCCTCGACTTTTTCGTCCCGGAAATCCTTCTTGATTACCAGACCCCTGAATCCCCTCTCTGGATTCAGGATGCCGCACAGCACCTGTACGACAGCAGCTCGGAAAAGGTTAAAGCAACCCAGCGAAGGCTTCTTGGCCTCGGCGTTATTCCTGCCATGGAGGCGTTGGGTATTACCTCCCGGACCATCCACTTAAACGAACAGCACGGCGTGGGGGTCGTTCTCTCTCTCATCACCCAGCTCCTAGAGAAAAAGCATGGCTCCAAATACGAAAATAAGGCGACCGATCACCATATCCTCACTGCTGCGGCAGAAGTCGCCAAACGCCTGGTCTTTACCATCCACACCCCGGTTATAGCCGGGCATGACCGCTTCCACACCTCCGTGTATGAGGATTTGATCAACCCGTTCTGCAAGCGCGTTCTGAACCTCCTGGCCCTGGACGAGCACAACCACTCCGTCTACAATTTCACCTCCATGGCCATGAAGCTCAACCGGGCCACCAACAGCGTAAGCCGTCTCCATAAAGAGGTAACCCAGAAACAGTTTCCGCAGTATGCTGACAAAATTACGGCAATCACCAACGGGGTGCATCATCTCACCTGGACAAGCGATGCCAAGGCTGAACTGTACGACACCTTTCCCGAGTTACACAACTGGAGAAGAGATCCCAGCGTTTTTGCCGGGGCCGAGGCCCTGCACCGGAACAAAAAGTTCCGCACGTATTTTGAACAAGCCTGGCGCACGGACACAAAAACACTGGTGGATTATGTGAACCGGATGCTCATCACCCATCGCAACCAGCGCCTTGCGACCTGGATTGATCCGCCCAACTACCTTTCCTATCGAAGCGGGGGAGAAGCCCCCCTCAAGCACACGACCTTCACTCTGGGTTTTGCCCGGCGTTTTTCCACTTACAAGCGGGCAGATCTGATTTTTGAAGATCTGGACCGTTTGGCGGCAATGATCACGGAAAACAACTGGCCGGTAAATTTTATTTACGCTGGCAAGGCCCACCCCTCGGATGAACCGGGACAAGACTTAATCAGAAACGTCCTGGCTGTTCAGGAAGAACTGTATGTGAAAAGTAATGGCCTGGCCAAGCTGGTCTTTATCCCTGGCTATGACATGCATCTGGCCAAAATGATGGTTGCAGGCTCCCATGCCTGGCTGAACAGCCCAAAAAGACCCTTGGAGGCCAGCGGCACCAGCGGGATGAAAGCCGCCATGAACGGGGTACCCAACGTCAGCATCATGGATGGCTGGTGGGTTGAAGGGTATCACGATGGCCGGACAGGCTGGAAATTCGGCTACGAAGAATCCGTTTCCTCCGAACATTTCAGCGAGCAGCCTTCAGCCCTCCTCTACAATGAAGACTCTGCCTCTTTCTATACTGTTTTCCCGGAAATGCTGCGGCTGTTTTATGACCCAGCCCTCCATGATCAATATATTGATAAATCCATCGCCAATCTCACCCTCAACTGCCCCATTTTTAACACCCATCGCATGGCGGCGGAATATGTGGCCCGCTACGACCTCAATCTTACGCCAGCAGTCCAGCGGGAAATGGTAAAATTCCGCAAGCTTTACTGCAGCGACCCATCTTTCTAA
- the pal gene encoding peptidoglycan-associated lipoprotein Pal produces the protein MKRGIMQYLAMACVVASLSLLAGGCAKQKVQSDKDMAGGKAGMGQEESLASKWVGGDSGAVLEGRTTAPMLPIYFDFDKSDIRADQNDRIKKNGELLIGSAQARVRVEGNTDERGTNEYNMALGERRAVTAVKYLVNMGVAESRIDTLSFGEEKPLNLGHDEMAWSQNRRDDFVIVK, from the coding sequence ATGAAAAGAGGAATTATGCAGTATCTGGCAATGGCATGTGTTGTTGCTTCGCTTTCCCTTTTGGCTGGCGGTTGCGCCAAGCAAAAGGTGCAGAGCGATAAGGACATGGCTGGCGGTAAGGCTGGCATGGGACAGGAAGAGTCTCTTGCGTCAAAATGGGTTGGTGGCGATAGCGGTGCGGTTTTGGAAGGACGGACCACCGCCCCCATGTTGCCCATCTATTTTGACTTTGACAAATCCGATATCCGTGCTGACCAGAATGACCGGATCAAGAAAAATGGCGAGCTTTTGATCGGTTCTGCCCAGGCACGTGTTCGCGTTGAAGGCAACACCGATGAGCGTGGCACCAACGAGTACAATATGGCTCTCGGTGAAAGACGTGCCGTGACCGCAGTGAAGTATCTCGTCAATATGGGCGTTGCGGAAAGCCGGATTGACACCCTCAGCTTTGGTGAGGAGAAGCCCCTCAACCTTGGTCATGATGAGATGGCTTGGTCGCAGAATCGCCGTGATGACTTTGTTATTGTTAAGTAA